From one Brachypodium distachyon strain Bd21 chromosome 4, Brachypodium_distachyon_v3.0, whole genome shotgun sequence genomic stretch:
- the LOC100827727 gene encoding 2-alkenal reductase (NADP(+)-dependent) — translation MAADQVSNKGVILKRYVTGFPTEDDMEVVTSGFSLAVPPGNPTAVLVKNLYLSCDPYMRNRMSKHDDDSATYIEDFVPGEVLAGFAVSKVVASGNPDFKEGDLVWGLAGCEEYSLIAHPEYLFKISHPELPLSYYTGVLGMPGLTAYAGFLDVAKPKKGDYVFVSAASGAVGQLVGQLAKISGCYVVGSAGSDEKVNLLKNKFGFDDAFNYKKEHDLKAALKRCFPEGIDIYFESVGGAMLDAVLLNMRKHSRIAVSGLISQYNLEQPEGAPNLFCLVAKRIRMEGFIVGDYFGSYQKFEEEMVGYLKEGKITYVEDIVEGIDKVPEALIGLFSGRNVGKQLVAIARE, via the exons ATGGCCGCGGATCAGGTGAGCAACAAGGGGGTGATCCTGAAGCGCTACGTGACGGGGTTCCCCACGGAGGACGACATGGAGGTCGTCACCTCCGGCTTCAGCCTCGCCGTGCCGCCCGGGAACCCGACGGCGGTGCTGGTGAAGAACCTTTATCTTTCTTGTGACCCTTACATGCGCAACCGGATGAGCAAGCACGACGACGACTCCGCCACCTACATCGAGGACTTCGTGCCAGGGGAG GTTTTGGCAGGTTTTGCCGTCAGCAAGGTGGTGGCGTCCGGGAACCCGGATTTCAAGGAAGGCGATCTGGTGTGGGGGCTAGCCGGATGTGAGGAATACTCATTGATCGCTCACCCGGAGTACCTTTTCAAGATCAGCCACCCTGAATTGCCTCTCTCCTACTACACTGGCGTTCTTG GCATGCCTGGCCTTACAGCATATGCTGGCTTTCTTGACGTGGCAAAGCCTAAGAAAGGGGACTACGTCTTCGTTTCGGCAGCGTCAGGCGCCGTCGGTCAGCTTGTTGGGCAGCTTGCCAAGATCTCAGGCTGCTATGTGGTTGGCAGTGCTGGTTCTGACGAGAAG GTCAACCTCCTGAAAAACAAGTTTGGCTTTGACGATGCCTTCAACTACAAGAAGGAACATGACCTCAAAGCCGCACTAAAGAG GTGCTTCCCGGAGGGCATCGACATCTACTTCGAGAGCGTTGGCGGCGCCATGCTGGACGCGGTGCTGCTCAACATGCGGAAGCACAGCCGGATCGCCGTCAGCGGGCTGATCTCGCAGTACAACCTGGAGCAGCCTGAGGGCGCGCCGAACCTATTCTGCCTCGTCGCCAAGCGGATCCGGATGGAAGGGTTCATTGTCGGGGATTACTTCGGAAGCTACCAAAAGTTtgaggaggagatggtgggGTACCTCAAGGAAGGGAAGATCACATATGTTGAGGACATTGTTGAGGGGATCGACAAGGTGCCGGAAGCGCTCATTGGGCTCTTC
- the LOC100828340 gene encoding 2-alkenal reductase (NADP(+)-dependent) has protein sequence MASSAAEEVIMSNRRVIMSNRRVILKGHVTGVLTEDDMELVTAAVGIAVPAGSTAVLVKILYLSVDPYMRIRMRNHLEPNYIPDFVPGEVMATLGVSKVVASGHPDFKTGDHVWGMMGCEEYTLVSHPESLFKINHPEFPLSYYIGVLGMTGLSAYAGFFDVAKPKKGDYVFVSAASGAIGQLVGQLAKIKGCYVVGSAGSDEKVNLLKTKFGFDDAFNYKKEQDLNATLKRCFPQGIDIYFENVGGAMLDTVLLNMRIRGQIVACGMISQYNLERPEGIRNLFSIVTKRIRMEGFIVLDYFGTYRKFEEEMAGYIKEGKIACVEDVAEGIENVPAELIGLFSGSNVGKKLVIIAQE, from the exons ATGGCGTCGTCGGCAGCAGAGGAGGTGATCATGAGCAACAGGAGGGTGATCATGAGCAACAGGAGGGTGATCCTGAAAGGGCACGTGACGGGGGTCCTCACGGAGGACGACATGGAGCTCGTCACGGCCGCCGTCGGCATCGCCGTGccggcggggtcgacggcggtgCTGGTGAAGATCCTCTACCTCTCGGTCGACCCTTACATGCGCATCCGGATGAGGAACCACCTGGAGCCCAACTACATCCCTGACTTCGTGCCAGGGGAG GTTATGGCTACTCTTGGCGTAAGCAAGGTTGTAGCATCCGGGCATCCGGATTTCAAGACAGGCGATCATGTATGGGGGATGATGGGATGTGAAGAATACACTTTGGTCTCTCATCCAGAGTCTCTTTTCAAGATCAACCATCCTGAATTTCCTCTGTCGTACTACATAGGTGTTCTTG GCATGACTGGCCTTTCTGCATATGCTGGTTTTTTTGACGTGGCGAAGCCTAAGAAAGGTGACTATGTCTTCGTTTCGGCGGCTTCAGGCGCCATTGGGCAGCTTGTTGGGCAGCTTGCGAAGATCAAAGGATGCTATGTGGTTGGAAGTGCTGGTTCTGACGAGAAG GTCAACCTCCTAAAAACAAAGTTTGGCTTCGACGACGCTTTCAACTACAAGAAGGAACAGGACCTAAATGCCACACTAAAGAG GTGCTTCCCACAGGGAATTGACATCTACTTTGAGAACGTTGGTGGCGCGATGCTGGACACGGTGCTGCTCAACATGCGGATACGTGGCCAGATTGTCGCATGCGGGATGATCTCGCAGTACAACTTGGAGCGACCGGAGGGCATTCGCAACCTCTTCTCCATCGTCACCAAGCGTATCCGCATGGAAGGTTTCATCGTCCTGGACTACTTTGGAACCTACCGCAAGTTCGAGGAGGAAATGGCAGGGTACATCAAGGAAGGGAAGATCGCCTGCGTGGAGGATGTCGCTGAGGGGATTGAGAATGTGCCTGCTGAGCTCATCGGGCTCTTCTCTGGGAGCAACGTTGGCAAGAAGCTGGTCATCATCGCACAAGAGTGA
- the LOC100828038 gene encoding 2-alkenal reductase (NADP(+)-dependent) gives MAADQARSNRRVVLKRYVTGFPTEDDMELVVAAAGAVTLAVPPGSRSVLVKNLYLSCDPYMRGRMSKHDDGSYVQDFVPGEVLTTFGVSKVVASGHPDLKEGDLVWGMTGCEEYTLITNPESLFKINHPELPLSYYTGVLGMPGLTAYFGFFEISKPKKGEYVLVSAASGAVGQLVGQLAKITGCYVVGSAGSDEKVNLLKSKFGFDEAFNYKKEQDLNAALKRCFPEGIDIYFENVGGAMLDAVLLNMRNHGRIAACGMISQYNLEQQEGVRNLLCVVAKRIRMEGFIIMDHFGAYGKFEEEMVGHIKEGKIAYVEDVVEGLEKLPEALIGLFHGRNVGKQLVAVARE, from the exons ATGGCGGCGGATCAGGCGAGGAGCAACAGGAGGGTGGTCCTGAAGCGGTACGTCACGGGGTTCCCCACGGAGGACGACATggagctcgtcgtcgccgcggccggcgccgtgACCCTGGCCGTGCCGCCGGGGTCGAGATCGGTGCTGGTGAAGAACCTGTACCTCTCCTGCGACCCTTACATGCGCGGCCGGATGAGCAAGCACGACGACGGCAGCTACGTCCAGGACTTCGTGCCAGGGGAG GTTTTGACTACTTTTGGCGTCAGCAAGGTGGTAGCATCCGGGCACCCGGATTTAAAGGAAGGAGATCTTGTCTGGGGGATGACTGGATGTGAAGAATACACTCTCATCACTAATCCAGAGTCTCTTTTCAAGATTAACCATCCTGAACTGCCTCTATCGTACTACACCGGTGTCCTAG GCATGCCTGGGCTTACTGCATATTTTGGATTCTTTGAAATTTCGAAGCCTAAAAAAGGCGAGTATGTGCTCGTCTCGGCAGCATCGGGTGCTGTTGGGCAGCTTGTTGGGCAACTTGCCAAGATCACAGGCTGCTATGTGGTTGGAAGTGCTGGTTCTGATGAGAAG GTCAACCTCTTGAAAAGCAAGTTTGGCTTCGATGAAGCTTTCAACTACAAAAAGGAACAAGACCTCAACGCGGCACTAAAGAG GTGCTTCCCGGAGGGTATCGACATCTACTTCGAGAACGTGGGCGGCGCGATGCTGGACGCGGTGCTGCTCAACATGCGGAATCACGGCCGGATCGCCGCGTGCGGGATGATCTCGCAGTACAACCTGGAGCAGCAGGAAGGTGTGCGAAACCTCTTGTGCGTCGTCGCCAAGCGCATCCGGATGGAAGGTTTCATTATCATGGATCACTTCGGTGCTTACGGCAAGTTTGAGGAAGAGATGGTGGGGCACATCAAGGAAGGGAAGATCGCCTACGTTGAGGACGTCGTGGAGGGGCTGGAGAAGCTGCCGGAGGCACTCATCGGGCTCTTCCATGGCCGCAATGTCGGCAAGCAGCTCGTGGCTGTTGCACGGGAGTGA
- the LOC100827217 gene encoding 2-alkenal reductase (NADP(+)-dependent), with protein sequence MAAAAEVSNRRVTLKRHVTGFPTEADMEVVVAPAVAVPPGSRSVMLKNLYLSCDPYMRSRMSRHLEPSYVPDFVPGEVMATFGVSKVVASGHPDYQEGDLVWGMTACEEYTLVANPESLFKINHPELPLSYYTGVLGMPGLTAYAGFFEVAKPKKGDYVFVSAASGAVGQIVGQLAKITGCYVVGSAGSDEKVNLLKTKFGFDDAFNYKKEQDLNAALKRCFPEGIDIYFENVGGAMLDAVLLNMRNHGRIAVCGLISQYNLEQPEGVRNLFCIVAKRIRMEGFMVPEYFGNYRKFEEEMAGYLKEGKITYVEDVAEGIESVPAALIGLFYGRNVGKQLVAVARE encoded by the exons atggcggcggcggcggaggtgagcAACAGGAGGGTGACCCTGAAGCGGCACGTGACGGGGTTCCCCACGGAGGCCGACATGGAGGTCGTCGTCGCGCCGGCCGTCGCCGTGCCGCCGGGCTCGAGATCGGTGATGCTGAAGAATCTCTACCTCTCCTGCGACCCGTACATGCGCAGCCGGATGTCCAGGCACCTGGAACCCAGCTACGTCCCGGACTTCGTCCCAGGGGAG GTTATGGCTACATTTGGCGTCAGCAAGGTGGTGGCATCAGGGCACCCGGATTACCAGGAAGGCGATCTCGTATGGGGAATGACCGCGTGTGAAGAGTACACTCTGGTCGCTAATCCAGAGTCACTTTTCAAGATCAACCATCCCGAATTGCCACTCTCCTACTACACTGGTGTTCTCG GCATGCCTGGCCTTACTGCATATGCTGGGTTTTTTGAGGTTGCCAAGCCTAAGAAGGGTGACTATGTCTTCGTCTCGGCAGCATCAGGCGCTGTTGGGCAAATTGTCGGGCAGCTTGCAAAGATCACAGGATGCTATGTGGTCGGTAGTGCCGGTTCCGATGAGAAG GTCAACCTACTAAAAACCAAGTTTGGATTTGACGATGCCTTCAACTACAAGAAGGAGCAGGACCTCAACGCCGCGCTCAAGAG GTGCTTCCCGGAGGGCATCGACATCTACTTCGAGAACGTGGGCGGCGCGATGCTGGACGCGGTGCTGCTCAACATGCGGAATCACGGCCGGATCGCCGTGTGCGGGCTGATCTCGCAGTACAACCTGGAGCAACCCGAGGGCGTGCGGAACCTCTTCTGCATCGTCGCCAAGCGCATCCGCATGGAGGGGTTCATGGTGCCGGAGTACTTTGGCAACTACCGCAAGTtcgaggaggagatggccggGTACCTCAAGGAAGGGAAGATCACCTACGTGGAGGATGTCGCAGAGGGGATCGAGAGTGTGCCGGCCGCGCTCATCGGGCTCTTCTACGGGCGCAATGTCGGAAAGCAGCTCGTGGCTGTCGCGCGGGAATAA
- the LOC100828644 gene encoding 2-alkenal reductase (NADP(+)-dependent) translates to MAAAAAEVSNRSVALKRYVTGFPSEDDMELVTAAVTLAVPPGSAAVLVKNLYLSCDPYMRRRMTKHLVPSYIPDFVLSEAIPTFGVSKVVESGHPDFKAGDLVWGMIKCEEYTLVTKPQLIYKINHPEFPLSYYTGVLGMPGITAYAGFFDVSKPKKGEYVFVSAASGAVGQLVGQLAKITGCYVVGSAGSDEKVNLLKTKFGFDDAFNYKKEQDVNATLKRCFPEGIDIYFENVGGAMLDAVLLNMRMHGRVTVCGLISQYNLEQHEGVHNLFCVLTKRIRMEGFTSREYFGTYHKIEEEMAGYLKEGKITCVEDVAEGIENVPKALVGLFYGRNVGKQLVAVARE, encoded by the exons atggcggcggctgcggcggaggTGAGCAACAGGAGTGTGGCCCTGAAGCGGTACGTGACTGGGTTCCCCAGCGAGGACGACATGGAGCTCGTCACGGCCGCCGTGACCCTCGCCGTGCCGCccgggtcggcggcggtgctggtcAAGAACCTCTACCTCTCCTGCGACCCCTACATGCGCCGCCGCATGACCAAGCACCTGGTGCCCAGCTACATCCCGGACTTCGTCCTTAGCGAG GCTATACCTACTTTTGGCGTGAGCAAGGTGGTAGAATCCGGGCACCCGGATTTCAAGGCAGGCGATCTCGTTTGGGGGATGATCAAATGCGAAGAATACACTTTGGTCACTAAACCGCAGTTAATTTACAAGATCAATCATCCTGAATTTCCACTGTCGTACTACACGGGTGTTCTTG GCATGCCTGGCATTACTGCATATGCTGGATTTTTCGACGTGTCAAAGCCTAAAAAAGGCGAGTATGTATTCGTCTCGGCAGCATCAGGTGCTGTCGGTCAGCTTGTTGGGCAACTTGCAAAGATCACAGGCTGCTATGTGGTTGGCAGTGCAGGTTCTGACGAGAAG GTCAACCTTTTAAAAACCAAGTTCGGATTTGACGATGCCTTCAACTACAAAAAGGAACAGGACGTCAATGCCACACTCAAGAG GTGCTTCCCGGAGGGCATCGACATCTACTTCGAGAACGTGGGCGGCGCAATGCTGGACGCCGTGCTGCTCAACATGCGGATGCACGGCCGGGTCACCGTGTGCGGGCTGATCTCGCAGTACAACCTGGAGCAGCACGAGGGTGTGCACAACCTCTTCTGCGTCCTCACCAAGCGCATCCGCATGGAGGGGTTCACCTCACGAGAGTACTTTGGCACTTACCATAAGAtagaggaggagatggcgggGTATCTAAAGGAAGGGAAGATCACCTGCGTGGAGGATGTGGCCGAAGGGATCGAGAATGTGCCGAAGGCGCTCGTCGGGCTCTTCTATGGGCGCAATGTTGGTAAGCAGCTGGTGGCTGTCGCGCGGGAGTGA
- the LOC104585160 gene encoding enolase-phosphatase E1, with the protein MVGYAGPCPCCSGVKRRRAEMGSSDSFPSPGSLPDTPPAKIPRLTSASSAASVSAAEAERDEKAAKPAPAVVNVGPDQEDETSDGDASSEAVAAVEAVMAAAVLSAKSMAEEAEQDEEPASADLVPEQQEAHAMALLEAAIGEEEQVADEAEKADEPAAATPVPEQEPETKASPEAAVAEVTEKQESDDKAMPEAATSEKAELAPPLPLSDSDHGCGTRQGPEASITAGTARASGENGATETAASPAPAKARPRLTAEVRMQKGVHVDISFRCKCGGLCRDIAIA; encoded by the exons ATGGTGGGATACGCCGGCCCGTGCCCTTGCTGCAGCGGCGTcaagcgccgccgcgccgagaTGGGCAGCTCCGACTCGTTCCCGTCGCCGGGGTCCCTGCCGGACACGCCGCCCGCcaagatcccgcggctcacctccgcctccagcgCCGCATCCGTGTCCGCCGCCGAAGCAGAGCGGGACGAGAAg GCCGCGAAGCCTGCGCCTGCTGTTGTCAATGTCGGGCCGGATCAAGAAGACGAGACCAGCGACGGGGACGCGTCGTCGGAAGCGGTGGCCGCCGTGGAAGCAGtgatggctgctgctgttctCTCCGCCAAGtcgatggccgaggaggcagAGCAG GACGAGGAGCCGGCATCTGCCGACTTGGTACCAGAGCAGCAGGAGGCCCATGCCATGGCATTGCTGGAGGCCGCGATCGGCGAGGAAGAGCAGGTGGCCGACGAGGCAGAGAAG GCCGATGAACCAGCGGCTGCTACGCCCGTACCAGAGCAAGAACCCGAGACCAAGGCTTCGCCCGAGGCGGCGGTTGCAGAGGTAACAGAAAAG CAAGAATCAGACGACAAGGCAATGCCGGAGGCGGCGACCAGCGAGAAGGCGGAATTGGCACCGCCATTGCCTCTCTCTGACTCTGATCATGGATGCGGGACGCGGCAGGGGCCAGAGGCAAGCATTACGGCTGGGACTGCGAGGGCCAGCGGCGAGAATGGAGCGACCGAGACGGCGgcgtctccggcaccggcgaaGGCGAGGCCGAGGTTGACGGCGGAGGTGCGGATGCAGAAGGGCGTCCACGTCGACATCAGCTTCAGGTGCAAGTGCGGCGGCCTCTGCCGCGACATCGCAATAGCATGA
- the LOC100828944 gene encoding outer envelope pore protein 37, chloroplastic isoform X1: MAAPALLSAPQPMDGDGDGVAPHAAPSPTQPPPERGFLSRRPPVRVTSEFDSERKLFSHRISCRVLDGLAKLRLRVHQGAAGGVGPGPEVALVARNFSVVVDTASRGAVLRGAADLAGSLRLRASHNTKNCQNGEQSYIHIGCSTNSLSMSCDYQCDSSIVSCVHVDRYFQLKCDSRKEGLGEVAVTTNLGDSPCKMEISSLVPPDGLPRATFVFPNGEVSVKEKKLDEGEKILSVNGIVKSHVLNGVCTALYNDNAMNIKYRYKDDELSFIPSLSLPSNSLSFAFKRQLTPSDKFSYRYHFDTNYWSAVYKQKASKHVKWKAGYESDERLGWASLWVGDAGGKTKETPLKSKIQLMLKVPQDNIQNSIVVFRVKKRWDF, translated from the exons ATGGCGGCACCCGCGCTCCTCTCCGCGCCGCAGCCcatggacggcgacggcgacggcgtcgcGCCCCACGCCGCTCCAAGCCCGACCCAGCCCCCGCCGGAGCGCGGCTTCCTAAGTCGGCGGCCGCCCGTCCGCGTGACGTCGGAGTTCGACAGCGAGCGCAAGCTCTTCTCCCACCGCATCTCCTGCCGCGTCCTCGACGGCCTCGCCAAgctccgcctccgcgtccACCAGGGCGCCGCGGGGGGAGTGGGCCCGGGCCCCGAGGTCGCGCTCGTGGCGCGGAACTtctccgtcgtcgtcgacaCCGCCTCCCGCGGCGCCGTGCTGCggggcgccgccgacctcgccggctCGCTGCGCCTGCGCGCCTCGCACAACACCAAG AATTGCCAGAATGGGGAGCAATCGTATATTCATATTGGCTGTTCGACAAATAGTTTGTCTATGTCTTGCGACTACCAATGTGACAGTTCCATTGTTTCTTGTGTTCACGTGGATAGGTACTTTCAGTTGAAGTGCGACAGTAGAAAG GAAGGACTAGGAGAAGTGGCAGTAACTACAAATTTGGGAGATTCACCATGCAAGATGGAAATATCATCTCTGGTTCCGCCTGATGGATTG CCAAGAGCAACCTTCGTCTTTCCCAATGGTGAAGTTTCAGTTAAGGAGAAGAAATTGGACGAGGGTGAGAAAATTTTGTCAGTAAACGGTATAGTAAAGTCTCATGTTCTGAATGGAGTTTGCACTGCATTGTACAACGATAACGCGATGAATATCAAGTATCGCTATAAG GATGATGAGTTATCATTTATTCCCAGCCTCTCTTTACCATCAAATTCACTATCCTTTGCATTTAAACGGCAGTTAACCCCTTCAGACAAGTTCAG TTACCGGTACCATTTTGACACAAACTACTGGAGTGCTGTTTATAAACAAAAGGCCAGTAAGCATGTCAAGTGGAAAGCTGGTTATGAATCAGATGAAAGGCTCGGATGGGCATCTCTATGG GTTGGGGATGCAGGCGGCAAGACAAAGGAGACTCCTCTGAAGTCGAAAATCCAGCTCATGCTGAAAGTCCCGCAGGACAATATACAAAATTCAATTGTAGTGTTCCGGGTGAAGAAGAGATGGGATTTTTAG
- the LOC100828944 gene encoding outer envelope pore protein 37, chloroplastic isoform X2 → MAAPALLSAPQPMDGDGDGVAPHAAPSPTQPPPERGFLSRRPPVRVTSEFDSERKLFSHRISCRVLDGLAKLRLRVHQGAAGGVGPGPEVALVARNFSVVVDTASRGAVLRGAADLAGSLRLRASHNTKEGLGEVAVTTNLGDSPCKMEISSLVPPDGLPRATFVFPNGEVSVKEKKLDEGEKILSVNGIVKSHVLNGVCTALYNDNAMNIKYRYKDDELSFIPSLSLPSNSLSFAFKRQLTPSDKFSYRYHFDTNYWSAVYKQKASKHVKWKAGYESDERLGWASLWVGDAGGKTKETPLKSKIQLMLKVPQDNIQNSIVVFRVKKRWDF, encoded by the exons ATGGCGGCACCCGCGCTCCTCTCCGCGCCGCAGCCcatggacggcgacggcgacggcgtcgcGCCCCACGCCGCTCCAAGCCCGACCCAGCCCCCGCCGGAGCGCGGCTTCCTAAGTCGGCGGCCGCCCGTCCGCGTGACGTCGGAGTTCGACAGCGAGCGCAAGCTCTTCTCCCACCGCATCTCCTGCCGCGTCCTCGACGGCCTCGCCAAgctccgcctccgcgtccACCAGGGCGCCGCGGGGGGAGTGGGCCCGGGCCCCGAGGTCGCGCTCGTGGCGCGGAACTtctccgtcgtcgtcgacaCCGCCTCCCGCGGCGCCGTGCTGCggggcgccgccgacctcgccggctCGCTGCGCCTGCGCGCCTCGCACAACACCAAG GAAGGACTAGGAGAAGTGGCAGTAACTACAAATTTGGGAGATTCACCATGCAAGATGGAAATATCATCTCTGGTTCCGCCTGATGGATTG CCAAGAGCAACCTTCGTCTTTCCCAATGGTGAAGTTTCAGTTAAGGAGAAGAAATTGGACGAGGGTGAGAAAATTTTGTCAGTAAACGGTATAGTAAAGTCTCATGTTCTGAATGGAGTTTGCACTGCATTGTACAACGATAACGCGATGAATATCAAGTATCGCTATAAG GATGATGAGTTATCATTTATTCCCAGCCTCTCTTTACCATCAAATTCACTATCCTTTGCATTTAAACGGCAGTTAACCCCTTCAGACAAGTTCAG TTACCGGTACCATTTTGACACAAACTACTGGAGTGCTGTTTATAAACAAAAGGCCAGTAAGCATGTCAAGTGGAAAGCTGGTTATGAATCAGATGAAAGGCTCGGATGGGCATCTCTATGG GTTGGGGATGCAGGCGGCAAGACAAAGGAGACTCCTCTGAAGTCGAAAATCCAGCTCATGCTGAAAGTCCCGCAGGACAATATACAAAATTCAATTGTAGTGTTCCGGGTGAAGAAGAGATGGGATTTTTAG
- the LOC100829244 gene encoding la-related protein 6B, producing the protein MPQQEVPDQIAAGWIAVEAPERPGGLQRSGSNSRLNAQAREFVPRIAAVAPPPPQAVIRVFAAPPPPPRAAFFAPPPPPMPFEFFAPVRVGGGFAAEEPEPEPERAAAEPAMDGLTDEKVQKITKQVEYYFSDINLATTEHLMRFISKDPQGYVPISVIAGFKKIKALVHNNSMLAAALRTSSKLVVSDDGKRIKRRQPFTESDMQDFQSRIVVAENLPGDPSYQNLMKIFSVVGSVRAIRTCYPQTPNGTGPATNRSAKLDMLFANKLHAFVEYETREDAEKASLELNDERNWRNGLRVRLLNACMTKGPGKGKKGGSEGDGNGEEEDVSTSNQSNERQLEGSFQLADVLPEHLFDENSNDKEGPKRGKGRGRGGRGRGRGNYHQGINYHQHNNNQYHNHNGSNHHQGSNRNGNHPVGTPPNNQLVKPEQQHQQQQAVANKLPPGPRMPDGTRGFAMGRGKPQPLLAGLCAVEP; encoded by the exons ATGCCGCAGCAGGAGGTGCCCGACCAGATCGCCGCCGGATGGatcgcggtggaggcgccgGAGCGGCCGGGGGGGCTGCAGAGGAGCGGCTCCAACAGCCGCCTCAACGCGCAGGCGCGGGAGTTCGTGCCGCGGATCGCGGCCgtggcgccaccgccgccgcaggccgTGATCCGCGTGTTcgccgcgcccccgccgccgcctcgcgcgGCTTTCTTtgcgccgcccccgcctcccATGCCGTTCGAGTTCTTCGCGCCGGTGAGGGTCGGCGGTGGGTTTGCCGCtgaggagccggagccggaaccagagcgtgcggcggcggagccggcCATGGACGGGCTTACCGATGAGAAGGTGCAGAAGATCACTAAGCAG GTGGAGTACTACTTCAGTGATATAAACCTTGCTACCACGGAACATCTGATGAGATTTATTAGCAAGGATCCTCAAGGATATG TGCCAATATCAGTTATTGCTGGcttcaagaaaataaaagcttTAGTGCATAATAACTCAATGCTTGCTGCAGCTCTCCGGACTTCATCAAAACTT GTTGTAAGTGATGATGGAAAGAGAATAAAACGTCGGCAGCCATTTACCGAATCTGATATGCAGGATTTCCAG TCCCGGATTGTTGTCGCAGAAAATCTTCCAGGTGATCCTTCTTACCAGAATCTTATGAAGATCTTTTCAGTTGTTGGCAG TGTGAGGGCAATTCGTACTTGCTATCCTCAGACTCCAAATGGCACTGGTCCTGCTACTAATAGATCTGCCAAGCTAGATATGCTCTTTGCCAACAAG CTGCATGCTTTTGTGGAGTACGAGACTCGTGAGGATGCTGAGAAGGCA AGTCTGGAGCTCAATGACGAAAGGAACTGGAGAAATGGGCTTAGAGTTCGGCTGCTGAATGCTTGCATG ACAAAGGGGCcaggaaaagggaaaaaaggaGGATCAGAAGGGGATGGAAatggtgaggaggaggatgtcTCCACTTCAAACCAATCAAATGAGAGACAACTTGAAGGATCCTTTCAACTGGCAGATGTATTGCCTGAGCACTTG TTTGATGAGAACTCCAATGACAAAGAAGGTCCCAAACGTGGCAAAGGCCGTGGGCGTGGTGGCAGAGGGCGAGGGCGTGGCAACTATCACCAAGGTATCAACTACCATCAACACAACAACAATCAGTACCACAATCACAATGGCAGCAACCATCATCAAGGTAGCAACCGCAATGGCAACCATCCAGTCGGGACGCCGCCGAACAACCAGCTGGTCAAGCctgagcagcagcaccagcaacaGCAAGCTGTGGCCAACAAGCTACCTCCAGGCCCGCGAATGCCTGATGGTACCCGTGGTTTCGCCATGGGCAGAGGGAAGCCACAGCCATTGCTTGCAGGTTTGTGCGCCGTGGAGCCTTGA